The Entelurus aequoreus isolate RoL-2023_Sb linkage group LG23, RoL_Eaeq_v1.1, whole genome shotgun sequence genome has a window encoding:
- the LOC133640526 gene encoding NF-kappa-B inhibitor alpha-like, translating into MADVDFRGVFRHHLADYSDDAEPEPGKAPSACPDERFDSGLGSLKEDELVHDLELLAVHDGEARVLDYEPWRSVVTEEGDTLLHLAAIHEAGEQAQQMIKLSHDHPFLNVQNHQRQTALHLAVITEQAQLVERLLKAGCDPRLADDGGNTALHIACKQGSLACFGVITQHCQRHLGYLLSFPNYAGHYCLHLASIYGYISLVESLIRLGADINAQEQCSGRTALHLAVDFQNPALVRRLLDLGADVNCLNYGGFTPYHLTYGRQDEDIRCQLHEKTALEMRALPEHESDNSESDDSDMETYDDIKFGQ; encoded by the exons ATGGCCGACGTGGACTTTCGTGGAGTGTTCCGGCACCACTTGGCGGATTACAGCGACGACGCGGAGCCCGAGCCGGGCAAGGCGCCGTCGGCGTGCCCGGACGAGCGCTTCGACAGCGGCTTGGGGTCGCTGAAGGAGGACGAGCTCGTCCACGACCTGGAGCTGCTGGCCGTGCACGACGGCGAGGCGCGCGTTCTCGACTACGAGCCGTGGAGGAGCGTCGTGACCGAGGAAGGTGACAC GCTTCTGCACTTGGCTGCCATCCATGAGGCCGGTGAACAGGCCCAGCAGATGATCAAACTGTCCCACGATCACCCCTTCCTCAACGTCCAGAACCACCAAAGACAG ACGGCGCTGCATTTGGCCGTGATCACGGAGCAGGCCCAGCTGGTGGAAAGGCTCCTGAAGGCGGGATGCGACCCGCGACTGGCCGACGATGGCGGCAACACGGCGCTGCACATCGCCTGCAAGCAAGGCTCCCTGGCCTGCTTCGGCGTCATCACGCAACACTGCCAACGTCACCTGGGCTACTTGCTGTCTTTCCCAAACTACGCAG GACATTATTGTCTTCACTTGGCGTCCATTTACGGCTACATCTCATTGGTGGAGAGTCTCATTCGGCTGGGAGCGGACATCAACGCACAG GAACAATGCAGTGGCAGGACGGCGTTACATTTGGCGGTGGACTTCCAGAACCCTGCGCTGGTCCGTCGTCTCCTGGACCTCGGCGCCGACGTCAACTGCTTAAACTACGGCGGCTTCACGCCCTACCACCTCACGTACGGGCGCCAGGATGAGGACATACGCTGCCAGCTGCACGAGAAGACGGCGCTGGAGATGAGGGCTTTGCCCGAACACGAATCGGACAACAGCGAATCGGACGACAGCGACATGGAG ACGTACGACGACATAAAGTTCGGGCAGTAA